TTGTGAAATGGAAACtacttttgctgtgataaaaggaGGTTGATAGTATACTGTTACATCATCGTTACGCAGGTACCGTGGTTGTAGAATTCAGCCCTCCTTGCTTTAGCCTGCACAGCGTTGCACTGACCTTTTAAGTATAGCAGAGTAATGAAAAAGGCATGCAACATCTATTTAACATAAAAAATTCTTCAAAAGATATGAGTAATGTTTTAGTCCCTAAGGGCAAACAGCTAATGTAATCAGTGTTTCCTTTGTACCTTGCAATACATAGAAATGCAAGAGGTTTGCAAGAGTTGGTTCCAAGTCACGTGGTTTATTTAGATGtctaaaagagagagaagctatTCCTATTTTCAAAGTTGTGCATACAATATATTTTCATACTTTTTAAAACTTCTAAGGTGTTAAAATTTTGGTTTGCTTCTAGATCTCACTGAGGGCGTAACAATAACATCAACTGAACAGACGATGGTAACAAAGGCTCTAGGAGAGAAGGTTACTTTGCTCTGCCAGTATACTCTTGCAGCAGGAGATGAAGGACTACTTGACATTGAATGGGTTGTCTTGGAGCCAAAAAAGGAGCAACCAGTAAGTGAAAAGCTTTATTAAACTCCTAGGTCTTCCATATGTTTCACTTCCATTTTGAACGTAGGTGAGTCCAAAGATCAGACTAAGAATTCAAATGTTTAACCTAATGTCCTTCCAGAAATAGTTccaggactaataataataataataataataataataataataataataatatctttattgtcattaccccctctcggggacaacgaaattacttgactgctccataaaaaccctaattaaaacaatacagtatagtacagcaaggaagattagatgactttcaaagtccaagctttccattcagggccgagatcgctctggagaagaagctgttcttaagacggctcgttcttgtcttcatcgtcctgtatctccgtcccgacggcaggagctcgaagagacagtgaccaggatgcgatggatcttttactatgtccagtgccttcctatggcaccttgtggcataaatctgctctaaggtggagagtgggcagccaacaatgctctctgctgccttaacaactctgcacaaccccatcctgtcctgggtagtacagcttccgtaccacacacataagccataagtgagcatgctctcaatggcacagtgatagaaggcaagcagcagtttctgcggaagatggtttttccttagaattctcaaaaagtacagtctctgctgcgccttcttcacaagcccccttgtgttgacactccaggacagatcctcttgtaattcaatgcccaaaaatctgaacgttgttaccctctccacacagaccccatcaatcaaaagtggctggacattgctcttctgtctcctgaagtccaccacaagctcctttgtcttccttgtatttatgagcaagttgttagctctgcaccactctgtcagccgctccacctcatctctataatccgtttcaccctccctttcagggatgagcccaatcacggttgtgtaatctgcaaatttgacaaccctattactagggtgagcagcaacacaatcgtacgtgtagagaatataaaggagcggactgaatacgcatccctgtggtgttcctgtgtttaCTATatatttatagtatagtatatatttACTACTGGGAAAAATAGAAATCATATTGGATAGAGCATACATAACTGTAGAGCATGAGTCTATCTCAGGGTTataggtttgatccccatgttAGGCAAAACACTCCTGCATCgtagggggtcggactagatgaccctagtggtcccttccaactctgtgataaCTCATATACAAGATAGAATCAtctgtctcttttttctttcAGGTAATTATGTACAGTCAGGACACGGTTTATGACAAGTATCATATGGCTGGGCGGGTACAGTTTGTTAATCAGAACCCAGCTGATGGAGATGCGAGTATTGATATCCTGAACTTACAGCCGGCCGATAGTGGCACGTACCAGTGTAAAGTGAAGAAGGCTCCTGATATGCAGACCCATAGAGTTCAGCTGATTGTACTTGGTAAGATATTTCTAGTTTTGCAATTGCATAAACTGTACATAGTGCAGGCTCGTGACACTCTTTTCTGTTGAGAGCTGTATTTGCATGGAGATACATGTTCGCTGCATGTTGGCAGGGGGcaaggctgcagcagcagcatgtggaaATGGGGCCAAAAGTAGGTGCCCCCCCCCGGCTTTCATCCCTTTTCAGCAGTCTGCGGAATAGGGGGGAATGGATAACTCTTTGTTTGCAGAGGGCTTCTGAAATCATGAGCTGCAGGTTGCCCTGCTTTAGTGAGTTATTGCATGCATACAATTAATATTACTTTTTATCTGATTTTATAAAGTGGCTGTAAGTATTGGATGAATAGTTGGAGATTTGCTAGTCTTTATTTCAattcatataatttatatatcgcccttcatctgaggatcatagggcagtttaTAGTATAGCAACACAAACAGAACAATACCAGCCCCTCtcccacacagtttaaaaggctacAGATTCTAAACATTGTAAAGAGGAGTTGTTAGATGGACAGTATTTAAATCAGCCCCCTTATTATCTTGCATTAGCTGGGCCAGGAAATAAAGCATTTTGCATGCCATATTTCAGATTAAAGGGCACCATGGCCATAAGTTTGTTACATTTTGAAGCGAGACATAGTACAAACTGGTGGGTGGGACAAATATGTGGTGTGATATCCTAAGAAATGGCTCTGTAGTTGGTCTCATATTGTTCATGGAAGAAGTAGCTTAATCTTTTTGAAATTGTAGTAACAATTTGTTGGCAAACTACTGATGTTTGAAAGACAATAAAATATGTGGGTAAAAtgtctgtgatgtatgtatagtTTATGTTGCGGCTACATATACCATTTAATGAGTACATAGTTCTAAAGTTTGCATTCATAGTACAATAATATTCTTTTAATAGAAAAACCTCAAAAGACCAAATGCTATGTTGAAGGATCGCAGGAGATTGGAACTGATGTTACTCTGAAGTGTAAATCCCAAGGAGGCACTCCCCTTATAAGCTACCACTGGGGGAAGATGGGTAAAGAAGGACTTCCGGACAGATCATCACTGAGTATGCTTCTATATTATTACTGTCTTTTTCATATTTGAACACGAGTGTCTGATCCCTTCTAACTTCAAATGCTAAACTAATTACAAGCAGAGCTTTGAATTTTAAagagttgatttttaaaaaattgagtctGCTCTGCTGAGTTTCTTTAAAGAATTTTCCAGAGATGTTTCCTTGGGCCATGAAGGTAGTAAAAAAACCCAGTGCCCCCTGGTGAGCTCTGGAACTTGCTGAAAAGaagagttatacagtggtacttcggtttaagaacggtcctgtttacgaacgattcagtttacaaactctgcaaaatgtggtgtcccggtttgcgaactttactcAGTCAAATAACAGAATCTGGATGGTGGAAGGGCACAAAAATGATTTCTATCATGCATTTTACTGCAGTGATTTCCAACCTTTATGAGGATGCTATTTTATCCTCAAAAAATTAATGGTCCCCCACATGCTAATTGTTGTAATTTTATGCAACTCGCATGCAAGTCATATAATGAATAATGAGCAAAAAAATTATGAACACAGtaacacttttaaaagaaaaggcaaacGTGCCAAAATCAAAGAAAGCAGCaaggattcatttatttatttcctctgtTTACCCACAAATCAAAACCTAAGCAATTAATTCCAAATGGTATTGCATATCAATACCACTGTAAGTAAATCTACTTATATATGCAGTTAATTTGATTCTATTTCATTTATAGGTTTtgtttatattctttttttttaataaggtgGCAGGCATGAGCAGCAAATGCTGCTCAGGACAACAGGCAACCCTAAAAGGTCAACAGGCAACCCTAAAATGATCTCTAAGACAGAAAACTCCCCCAAATCCACAAATTTTATTCTTTAATAGAGCACCAAAAGTAATCTCCACTGCTGCTGTAACTGAGGAACTCAAATGCAGCCAATAATTAGTAGGCAGAAAGTCCACAGCATGGAGATCACTAAAATTAAATTGAGGGTCTACAGCCCTCCGCACTGTGTATTCCACCTTCTACAATAAGCCCTAAGTGTTGTGCATCACAAAAGGCCTGAAAACGCCAAATGCAACATGCCTCTGCTACCTTCTTGCAACTTGCCACCAGGTTTTCCCAAGTACACCTCACAGCAGCAAAGGAAAGTAGGGAAGGCATAGACCAACACTGCTGAACCATGTTCCCACAATTTCCAGCGGTCACAGTCTCCTCAGGGATAACACAGCACTCCTGGGAACGCTGCTGCAAAGAGGTACTGCAGCATAGGAAGTCAACCAACTGCAGACTTGGAGGAGCATTACCCATGGATCCCTTGGGGGTTCCTGGCCCTAAGGTTGGGGAACAGTGTGCTAGTTCATTAAATATTTTGTTAGTTTATTTTTCCTATTTATAAAACTATAAAAGCAGGCTGTTCTCAGCAGTCAGTTAATTAATTTTAATAGAAATTTTCATTGGATAATACTAATAATGTGAATCATAAAAAAGCTTGGAAGAAAATGCTATCCTCTTGTAATACTATGAAGTTTATCCAGgcaaggtagaatcatagaatcatagagttggaagagaccacaagggccatcgagtccaaccccctgccaagcaggaaacaccatcagagcactcctgacatatggttgtcaagcctctgcttaaagacctccaaagaaggagactccaccacactccttggcagcaaattccactcacgaacagctcttactgtcaggaagttcttcctaatgtttaggtggaatcttcttgtagtttggatccattgctccatgtccgcttttctggagcagcagaaaacaacctttctccctcctctatatgacatccttttatatatttgaacatggctatcatatcaccccttaacctcctcttctccaggctaaacatgcccagctcccttagccgttcctcataaggcatcgtttccaggcctttgaccattttggttgccctcctctggacacgttccaggtAGAAAACCCCAAATCTCTAGATCAACCTAGATTAAATGGGTGGGTAAATATGTGGGGGCAGGAATTTTTCCAGACACCTTATGAAAAGTCAGTTTAAGTTATAGCTAGTAAACATCTAAATAGCAGTAGCAGATTTGCTTGCTAATCAGTTTGGTACCTCATAGCTACTTCATCTTGATTTGGAGGGTTATTACAGCAGCAGCCCCAAGACTATTCCTGATAGGAATGGGGTGAGTGAGTTGGCAGAGTGAGTGTCTCTGACTTTCCACTTGCTAATTCTGAatacgtttggaaaccaaacttCTTCTGCACCTTAACTGTTGAATTATTTTGTGTAAGTAATATGCACAGTCAAGAGTTAAACACGTAATAACATAAGTCCATGCTTTATTGATTATTCCTACCAATGCTACTTTTGACAAATTCTAATGaagtttatatgtatatatatatttacagatTCAGATACAGGTGATCTtttgattaaaaatgcatctcgggCTTCCTCTGGCACATACAAATGTGTAGCTTCCAACAGAGTTGGTGCAGATGAGTGTTCTCTTGTGCTGAATGTCACCCCTCGTAAGTATTATCTTTGGAAAGCAAAAACATAGAAATAATAATTTGGTAAGGCTTTATCATTAAACTGCAGAATTAATTCCTGCCATCTCATATATCATTGTTCTCTTTGTTTTAGCGGTGAATAGAGCTGGAACCATTGCTGGAGCTGTAATAGGGACTCTTTTAGGTCTCTGTTTACTAGCTTTTATAATCTTCTGTTGCTGCAAGAAACAAAGAGAGAAGAAATACGAAAAAGAAGTGCATCATGATATAAGGTGTGTCACTCTGGCATGAGAAAGTAGGCATGAGCTCAAAAATTTAATTGTCAATTTTACAAAATGTTTTGACAGAGGCATATAGTTTAACCAACTTGCATGGAATACCAGAAACGTTGACATCTACTCATGTACTTCTTTGACTTCATACTTTTCCCTTGCCctgccctcagtctgaaagctcAAAGTTACTTATAACTTATACAAACAATTTAAAGAATATTAAATATATGCAATAGTATGTATATAGGGTTTATAAGACTAAAATATCCTAACAACTTGCCCTGGGGAAAGTAGAACATAAGCTACCAGTTTGAACTATTTCACCAAAAAATCACCACCTTGCTTAATCTATAAAAACTTCCTTTAAATGCAGGGGAGACTGTGTAGTGTAAGTGCCAAAGTTGGCCCCTAAGAGGCAGTTTCATAAATGTGTAGTCATTCCTTGGATCAAGCAGTATAGTATTTCATGCTTCAGCTATTTAGTGGCAGCAACAAAGAAAGTTTCTTGGCCATCATTGCATTCAAAAGTATCCATCCAACACACCATTGCAGAGTCACCTGACCAAGAGAGCCTTGCTTTGACACCATTGAAGGCCTGCTGTAACAACTTTGCGAGGCACTTTAGGGACAAAATCACTTAGATTTCAGTGGCATTGGATGCCACAATAAGAGCAAATCCAATTGAGGGGTCTGCAGCTCCATCTGTACTGGACCAGTTTAGGTAGTTGCAGCTTGAGGATGAAGTGGACAAGCTGTAGGGGTTGACTGGGTGGGTCCAGAGGGTGATTAATCTTCACTGGGGATTGGAGAGTTATCTTCTGccttgaaggaagcagtggtgctcCCTCTCCTTAAGAAGATATCCCTGGACAATTATCACCCAGTGGCAATTACCCCCTTCCTGTGCAAGGTGCtcaagaaggtggtggtggtccaGATTCAGGCATGCTTGGGAGAAGTTGATTATTTAAATCCATTCCAGTCTTGAGTTCTTGCTTGGTCAtggcactgaaactgccttggtctccCTGGTTGATTACATTTATTGAGAGAGAGCTGGGAAGAGTGCTTGTTTTCTTCAATTTCCTGGTAGCTTTCAGTACTGTTGACCACAGTATCCTTCTGAAGTGTCTGAGAAGGTTGGCACACTGTTTCAGTGGTTCCACTCTTATCTCCGGGGCCATTTTCAGAAAGTAATCATGAGAGGCTACTATTCAGTGCCATGGGAGTTGTCCTGTTGGATCCTGCAGGGTTCAATCTTGGCCCCCCACCCCATGCTATTTAGCATCTTTTGCAAAACCTCTGGGAGTTGTCATCAGGATATTAGAATTGTCATCAGTATGCAGTTGACTCCCAGCTCTGTCTCTTTGGTCTAGTTGTGGTGTTAGATTGGTGCTTGGATGAGGGGATATGCTGGAtgtgggccaataaactgaagctgaatcctgaaaagacggGTGTTGTGTGTTCCAAGGTCTCATGTCCAGGAGGTGGGGAGGTGGCCTGCCTGGACAGGGTTGCCCTCCCCTAGAAGGGGCAGGTTCACAGCTTGGAAGTGCTGTTGGATCATTGCAGGCTCAAGTGGATTTGGTTGCTAGGAGTtccttttttcacctctggttgGTTTGCCAACTCTGGTCCCTTCTGGACAGAGATAACTGTGCTcctgtactccatgctctggtaacttccagattgtATGAAACTGTGCTTGAAGGCAACTTGGAAACTgattggtccaaaatgcagcagccagacttttGGCTAGGCTTCTGTTTATATCCCATATAACCCCTGTTTTGAAACAGCTGTACTAGTTGCCAGTTCATTGCTGGGTCCAATTCAGGTGCTCAGGATGGTGCTTAAAGCCTCCAAATACCTTAAAGACCACTTTCCCTACAGGCCTCAGGTGCCAGgattggcaggggggggggggcttgaggcaatgtttcattgaaataaatggtacCAAGTCAATACGGATAGGGATGCTTCTAAGTGTTTGGGTTTTCCTTCCTACAAGACTCTtaagtaattttaaaaatctgcttaaTTTTTCAGAGAGGACGTTCCTCCTCCGAAGAGTCGTGGTTCAACAGCCCGAAGCTATATAGGGAGTAATCGCTCTTCTTTGGGTTCAATGTCTCCTTCCAATATGGATGGATATGCCAAGACTCAATACAACAAAGTACCAAGTGAAGACTTTGAGCGTACTTCTCCTCAGAATCCAAATTTTCAACCACCAAAGGTAGCTGCACCTAATCTAAGTAGAATGGGAGCAATTCCTGTGATGATTCCAGCACAAAGCAAAGATGGTTCCATAGTATAGTACAGCATTAATTTATACTTTCTGCAGTTCAGTGCATTAACTTGTTCCAGTTCTACACTTTTAAATATGCACAGAACTGATCTCGAGCATTGACAAGTGCGCCTTGTTTACCACCTTTGTACCAGTTTTGACCATATACACTAAAAACTGAAACTTTTGAAGAAAGTTTTGTcatctctgagtaaacatgaaacACTAGCAATATTTAAATTCTGTATGGGTTGTTAAATGAACCCTTTGCTCTGAACTTTTGATAATATTAGGAGATACTGAACTGTATGACATGAATTGTTTGTCCTTACATTTTTAGAGTGAATGAAATTATTCAACATCTGTTACAGTGATGGAAATGTCTTGTGTAAAAGATGGACGTAAATTCTTGTAATATAGACCCCGGAATATTTTTATCAACAACTTTAAACTGAATGAATTGTCAGTTCCAGCTAGACACAACCAGCTTGGTTGATTTTTGATCTCAGTTGTTCAAAAGGCACTACCACTGGTCTCTTTCTCTTGTAGGAAGATAGTAATTTTCTATGACCATGCAGCCACTAAATATATCTTGTACTGCTTGCCCCATGAGCATAAACCTCTTTATTTTGGATACATAacactgtgtgtgtttgcacaataagcacctgattttttaaaaaagaaaattgaaaacTGAAGTCTTATTTCTAACTTAACACTTGGCATTCTGTAACCAATACTTGCTGCATGTCAGACACACTGAATTTCTGCGAATTTGTGTGTGCAGAAGTCTGAATTgcgggttggttggttggttggttggttttttaaaaaacccactatCACTTGTGTGTTCTTGGGATATTTAATATTGCTCTTTATGTTGTGTAACGATAGTGAATGACTTAAGGATTTCGTCCCCTAGCTTTTCTGCAGTATTGATACCTTCAATGGCTCTTTCCAATACCTTCTGATAATATTTTTTGGTTGTTCCTCCCATCTGTGTTCCTATACTATTTTAattagaaaacagaaaagaaaaacctagAAGGCCATAAAAGTGAAACCTCTACTTAATTTATAGTcttttatctgtttatttaaatAACCAGATGAATTACAAGGAAGCCATTGATACTGAATTTGTATAGAAATGTTCCCTGTCAGAATTACACGGATTTAAATATCAGCAGATATTTAAACTGCCATTGCAGTAAGCTATATTACTGTGTATTATTTGCTCTGATGTTAGTAAAATACAATGTCTGCATTATCTGCTCTTCCAACTTGAAGAAATTTGGATTACCTGTGTGTGTAGCTATGAAAACATCAGATAAAAAAAACAATGTTGTAAATATCTATGATTTTCTTAACTTGGGTAGATCTGATATTTTCATGTATTATAGTGAGTATTGCATAACTTCACATCAGGACTCTTATGTGAAGTACATACGCCCTGATGAATTTTGGTAGTGAATAGATTGTAAGTGTGTAAATAGTATTCATATACTGAGATGTTTTAGATTATCTGATGCCCTTGGATTGAATATCCTTTTTTttcatctgtgccttttcaataaACTTTACATCTGATTGTAAGTTAAGTTTCAATTATGGAATATTCTGGTGCCTGACTTTACTTTTCTTAAAGGTGCTACAAGATGAAGGTATAGTTTTCAACACAACGCTGTGACTTAATTCCTTCTTACTTGAtgtttaattttttccccttgccaaTGTTTTGGATGTTGCTCAATTGCCTACATAATGTCATAATGTCCTGTATTTCAAAATGACTCctttttgtttgttgctgtgtCTATAATACCTTCATGGGGATTGTTACTACTTCCTGTAAAACCTGTTTATCTACTGTGTTGCACCAGACAGATGGATGATTAGGAATTTAACATGTGGCTTTTGAAAAGAGGAgggaaataatgatgatgatgatgatgatgatgatgatgataatacctAAACATGCAATATGAAAGCAAGCCTCCTTTAAATATGTAACACGGTAGATCCATTTTTTTTAGAGGGCGGGGAGCCCACACTGCTACTTAAAGTCAGGCTTGACATTATACACAATAGATTGGTTGAACTCTGGACTCTTTTGCTTCAGACTGAAGGCAAGCTATTGTATTTTTGCATGCTTCCCCACTCAA
The sequence above is a segment of the Podarcis muralis chromosome 4, rPodMur119.hap1.1, whole genome shotgun sequence genome. Coding sequences within it:
- the CXADR gene encoding coxsackievirus and adenovirus receptor isoform X1, coding for MESLLLARLLWSLLFLCADLTEGVTITSTEQTMVTKALGEKVTLLCQYTLAAGDEGLLDIEWVVLEPKKEQPVIMYSQDTVYDKYHMAGRVQFVNQNPADGDASIDILNLQPADSGTYQCKVKKAPDMQTHRVQLIVLEKPQKTKCYVEGSQEIGTDVTLKCKSQGGTPLISYHWGKMGKEGLPDRSSLNSDTGDLLIKNASRASSGTYKCVASNRVGADECSLVLNVTPPVNRAGTIAGAVIGTLLGLCLLAFIIFCCCKKQREKKYEKEVHHDIREDVPPPKSRGSTARSYIGSNRSSLGSMSPSNMDGYAKTQYNKVPSEDFERTSPQNPNFQPPKVAAPNLSRMGAIPVMIPAQSKDGSIV
- the CXADR gene encoding coxsackievirus and adenovirus receptor isoform X2, producing MESLLLARLLWSLLFLCADLTEGVTITSTEQTMVTKALGEKVTLLCQYTLAAGDEGLLDIEWVVLEPKKEQPVIMYSQDTVYDKYHMAGRVQFVNQNPADGDASIDILNLQPADSGTYQCKVKKAPDMQTHRVQLIVLEKPQKTKCYVEGSQEIGTDVTLKCKSQGGTPLISYHWGKMGKEGLPDRSSLNSDTGDLLIKNASRASSGTYKCVASNRVGADECSLVLNVTPPVNRAGTIAGAVIGTLLGLCLLAFIIFCCCKKQREKKYEKEVHHDIREDVPPPKSRGSTARSYIGSNRSSLGSMSPSNMDGYAKTQYNKVPSEDFERTSPQNPNFQPPKYGDACRMGDITVV